A single genomic interval of Paracoccus contaminans harbors:
- a CDS encoding tryptophan-rich sensory protein translates to MAILILLLTVAFAASPLASDGFNGFTPSQFPVVHQEWPIQPAGWAFAIWGLIYLGLIASAGFGLLRRPAAPDWAAMRPALAVSLGVGTFWIAVAQVSPPLATAMIVVMLAGALAALLRAGPEDRLWLRAPLGLYAGWLTAATGVAIGVLLGGYGVLAPTTAALVMLPVVLILALSVARRCPDTPTYPAAVAWALVGIAAEAMRTQNFSVAGMAIAGIVLLAINPLRRVLRS, encoded by the coding sequence ATGGCCATCCTGATCTTGCTGCTGACCGTCGCCTTCGCCGCCTCGCCGCTGGCATCGGACGGGTTCAACGGCTTTACCCCGTCGCAATTTCCGGTTGTCCATCAGGAATGGCCGATCCAGCCGGCGGGCTGGGCGTTCGCGATCTGGGGGCTGATCTATCTCGGGCTGATCGCCAGCGCGGGCTTCGGGCTGCTGCGCCGGCCGGCGGCGCCGGACTGGGCAGCGATGCGGCCCGCGCTGGCCGTCAGCCTCGGGGTCGGGACGTTCTGGATCGCGGTCGCGCAGGTCTCGCCGCCGCTGGCGACGGCGATGATCGTCGTCATGCTGGCCGGGGCCCTGGCCGCGCTGCTGCGCGCAGGGCCCGAGGATCGGCTGTGGCTGCGCGCGCCGCTCGGCCTCTATGCCGGGTGGCTGACGGCGGCGACGGGGGTGGCGATCGGCGTGCTGCTGGGCGGCTACGGCGTCCTCGCCCCGACGACGGCGGCGCTGGTCATGCTGCCGGTGGTCCTGATCCTCGCGCTGAGCGTCGCGCGCCGCTGCCCGGACACGCCGACCTATCCCGCAGCCGTCGCCTGGGCGCTGGTCGGCATCGCGGCCGAAGCCATGCGCACCCAGAACTTCTCCGTCGCCGGCATGGCCATCGCGGGCATCGTCCTGCTGGCGATCAACCCGCTGCGCCGGGTGCTGCGTAGCTGA
- a CDS encoding recombinase family protein, translating into MQTYTGRAALGASLLRSSIQQLLADAGAGPFDVVVAEALDRLSRNQADVASLHQQLAFHGVTIETLSEGPINELHIGLP; encoded by the coding sequence GTGCAGACTTACACCGGCCGGGCAGCCTTAGGCGCAAGCCTGCTCCGCTCCAGCATCCAGCAACTCCTCGCGGACGCCGGCGCGGGACCGTTTGATGTCGTCGTGGCCGAGGCACTGGACCGGCTGAGCCGCAACCAGGCCGACGTTGCGAGCCTGCACCAGCAGCTGGCTTTTCATGGGGTCACCATCGAGACCCTGAGCGAAGGCCCGATCAACGAACTGCACATCGGCCTGCCCTAG
- a CDS encoding recombinase family protein, which yields MNALVLKELGKKTHRGLKGRALAGRSAGGISYGYRAVRRVDDRGEAVRGERRIDEGEARVVVRIFSDYARGISLRKIAAQLNAERVPGPRGGQWSASTIHGNRERGTGILNNELYVGRLVWDRLASVKAPSTGKRVSRLKPQEDWVMTEVPALRIVDQDLWDAVRARQGAMKSKETDTPVWDRRRPRYLFSGLMRCGCCGSGFSKMSADAFGCSAARNKGAAVCTNRLAIKRDLLESKVLDALANHLMDPDLVRLFCEEYVVERNRLATQADASRAALEGELARVKKDHAKLVQAILDGVPRDQLKATMIALDARRQDLERLLADRPSQEPVLFHQAMAGVYQERVAALVRGFGACRRDGRRKGGAAGTHRADRPDAG from the coding sequence ATGAACGCCTTGGTCCTCAAGGAGCTTGGCAAGAAGACGCACCGCGGGCTCAAGGGACGCGCCCTGGCGGGTCGGTCGGCCGGCGGAATCAGCTACGGCTACCGCGCCGTGCGCCGGGTCGATGACCGCGGAGAAGCGGTCCGGGGAGAGCGCAGAATAGACGAAGGGGAGGCCCGTGTCGTGGTCCGGATCTTCTCCGACTATGCGCGCGGCATCTCGCTGAGGAAGATCGCGGCGCAGTTGAACGCCGAGCGGGTTCCGGGACCGCGTGGCGGGCAATGGTCCGCGTCGACGATCCATGGCAACCGGGAACGGGGCACCGGCATCCTCAACAACGAACTCTATGTCGGTCGCCTGGTCTGGGACCGGCTCGCCTCTGTGAAGGCCCCCTCGACCGGCAAACGCGTCTCGCGGCTGAAGCCCCAAGAAGACTGGGTTATGACCGAAGTGCCGGCGCTCAGGATCGTTGATCAGGACCTCTGGGACGCGGTGCGCGCCCGTCAGGGGGCAATGAAGAGCAAAGAGACTGACACGCCGGTGTGGGACCGCCGCCGTCCCCGCTACCTGTTCTCCGGGCTGATGCGGTGCGGCTGCTGTGGCAGCGGGTTCTCGAAGATGTCCGCCGACGCGTTCGGCTGCTCCGCCGCACGGAACAAGGGCGCGGCAGTCTGCACAAACCGGCTCGCGATCAAGCGCGACCTGCTGGAATCGAAGGTTCTTGATGCCCTTGCCAACCACCTGATGGACCCGGATCTGGTCCGGCTGTTCTGCGAGGAATACGTCGTCGAGCGCAACCGGCTGGCGACCCAGGCGGACGCAAGCCGTGCAGCTCTCGAGGGCGAACTCGCGCGGGTGAAGAAGGACCACGCCAAGCTGGTGCAGGCGATCCTGGACGGTGTTCCGAGGGATCAGTTGAAGGCAACCATGATCGCGCTCGACGCACGGCGTCAGGACCTCGAGAGGCTTCTCGCGGACCGCCCCTCACAGGAACCGGTGCTGTTTCACCAGGCGATGGCGGGGGTCTATCAGGAGCGGGTTGCGGCCCTCGTTCGAGGCTTTGGGGCATGCCGAAGAGATGGACGCCGCAAAGGAGGCGCTGCGGGCACTCATCGAGCGGATCGTCCTGACGCCGGATGA